In a genomic window of Jaculus jaculus isolate mJacJac1 chromosome 8, mJacJac1.mat.Y.cur, whole genome shotgun sequence:
- the LOC101597526 gene encoding LOW QUALITY PROTEIN: dnaJ homolog subfamily C member 7-like (The sequence of the model RefSeq protein was modified relative to this genomic sequence to represent the inferred CDS: inserted 2 bases in 1 codon) translates to MECKGVMVATEPELLEDEGTKREAESFKEQGNVYYAKKDNNDAYNYYTKAIDMCPKNASYCGNGAATLMMLRGFREALGDAQQSVRLDDSFVRGHLQEGKCHLSLGNAMAACRSFQRALELGHKNAQAQQLKDANAVMECEKIAETDFEKRDFWKVVFCMDRTLEFAPACHCFKILKAECLAMLGQYPEAQSVASDILRMDSTNADALYGRGLCLYYEDCIEKAVQLFVQALRMAPDHEKACVVCRNAKALKAKREDGNKFKEGNCKLAYELYTEALGIDPNNIKTNTKLYCNRGTVNSKLRKLDDAIEDCTHAVKLDDTYIKAYLRRAQCYMDTEQYEEAGRDYEKVYQMEKTKEHKQLLKNARLGLRKRKRKDCYKIPGVDRNASEDEIKKAYWKRAFMHHPDRPSGASAEXQEEEEKKFKKAGEAFTILSDPKKKTRSDSEQDLDEEGMNMGDFDANNIFKAFFGGPGGFSFEASGPGNFFFQFG, encoded by the exons ATGGAGTGCAAAGGGGTAATGGTGGCGACCGAGCCAGAACTGCTGGAGGACGAAGGAACCAAGAGGGAAGCAGAGTCCTTCAAGGAACAAGGGAATGTATACTATGCCAAGAAAGACAACAATGATGCTTATAACTATTACACAAAAGCCATAGATATGTGTCCTAAAAATGCTAGTTATTGTGGTAATGGAGCAGCCACATTAATGATGCTTAGAGGGTTCCGTGAAGCTCTTGGAGATGCACAGCAATCAGTGAGATTGGATGACAGTTTTGTCCGGGGACATCTTCAAGAAGGCAAGTGCCACCTCTCACTAGGGAATGCCATGGCAGCATGTCGCAGTTTCCAGAGAGCCCTAGAGCTGGGTCACAAAAACGCCCAGGCACAACAGCTCAAGGATGCTAATGCAGTCATGGAATGTGAGAAGATAGCAGAAACTGACTTTGAGAAGCGAGATTTTTGGAAGGTTGTTTTCTGCATGGACCGTACCCTAGAATTTGCCCCTGCCTGCCATTGCTTCAAAATCCTCAAAGCAGAGTGTTTAGCAATGCTGGGTCAATATCCAGAAGCACAGTCTGTGGCCAGTGACATTTTACGAATGGATTCCACCAATGCCGACGCTCTGTATGGACGCGGTCTCTGCCTTTACTATGAAGATTGTATTGAGAAGGCGGTTCAGCTTTTTGTGCAGGCTCTCAGGATGGCTCCTGACCATGAGAAGGCCTGTGTTGTTTGCAGAAATGCCAAAGCCCttaaagcaaagagagaagatggAAATAAATTTAAGGAAGGCAATTGCAAGCTAGCATATGAACTGTACACAGAAGCCCTGGGAATAGACCCcaacaatataaaaacaaatactaaaCTCTACTGTAATCGGGGTACGGTTAATTCCAAGCTTAGGAAACTAGACGATGCAATAGAAGACTGCACACATGCGGTGAAGCTTGATGACACTTACATAAAAGCCTACTTGAGAAGAGCTCAGTGTTACATGGACACAGAGCAGTATGAAGAAGCAGGGCGTGACTATGAGAAAGTGTATCAGatggagaaaacaaaagaacacaaACAGCTCCTAAAAAATGCACGGCTAgggctgaggaagaggaagaggaaggactgCTACAAGATCCCCGGAGTGGACAGAAATGCCTCTGAGGACGAGATCAAGAAAGCGTACTGGAAACGGGCCTTCATGCACCACCCAGACCGGCCCAGTGGAGCCAGTGCAGA tcaggaagaggaggagaagaagttCAAGAAAGCAGGAGAGGCCTTTACTATCCTTTCTGATCCCAAGAAAAAGACTCGCTCTGACAGCGAACAGGACCTGGATGAAGAGGGCATGAATATGGGTGATTTTGATGCAAACAATATCTTCAAGGCATTCTTCGGTGGTCCTGGGGGCTTCAGTTTTGAAGCATCAGGTCCaggaaatttcttttttcagtttggcTAA